A genomic region of Roseateles amylovorans contains the following coding sequences:
- a CDS encoding DNA alkylation repair protein: MTQETAAPALKDLINDSALRHVADTLGGLAPNFDRRRFLAVTRSGLAELSILQRVHRIAEGLSQSLPGTYGDQLAVVIAAAPELRGAFLNMGLCDFVASYGLADPTASLKALKRLTPYGTAEFAVRPFLRQDLARTLKVMTSWAEDRNEHVRRLASEGSRPRLPWSFRLASLVTNPAPLAPILNALREDESLYVRRSVANSLNDVTKDHPDWVFDHLADWDLSQPRSAWIVKHALRSRIKQGDARALRLIGASEGAQAQVEGLSVSPARLSIGGEVEIAFTLRSTAEVDQRLVVDYRIHYVKKNGSASPKVFKLRTVALAGLGSEPLRIRRSLRDFTTRTHHAGTHRVEVLVNGQALASGVFELERS; encoded by the coding sequence ATGACTCAAGAAACCGCCGCACCCGCCCTCAAAGACTTGATCAATGACAGCGCCTTGCGGCATGTCGCCGACACCCTGGGCGGGTTGGCGCCGAATTTCGATCGTCGGCGCTTTCTCGCGGTCACGCGAAGCGGGCTGGCGGAGCTGTCGATTCTGCAGCGGGTTCACCGCATCGCCGAGGGGCTGTCCCAATCGCTGCCGGGCACCTATGGCGACCAACTGGCGGTGGTGATTGCCGCTGCGCCCGAACTGCGGGGCGCCTTTCTCAACATGGGCCTGTGCGACTTTGTGGCCTCCTACGGCCTGGCGGACCCCACGGCCTCGTTGAAGGCTTTGAAGCGCCTCACGCCCTACGGCACCGCGGAATTCGCGGTCCGTCCGTTCCTGCGGCAAGACCTGGCACGCACGCTCAAGGTGATGACGTCCTGGGCCGAGGACCGCAATGAGCATGTGCGTCGGCTGGCCAGCGAGGGCAGCCGCCCGCGGCTGCCGTGGTCGTTTCGTCTGGCGTCCCTGGTGACGAACCCGGCCCCGTTGGCGCCGATCCTCAATGCGCTGCGGGAGGATGAGAGCCTGTATGTGCGCCGCTCGGTGGCCAACAGCCTGAACGATGTCACCAAGGACCATCCAGACTGGGTGTTCGACCACCTGGCCGATTGGGACCTCTCCCAGCCCCGCAGCGCCTGGATCGTCAAGCATGCGTTGCGCAGCAGGATCAAGCAGGGCGACGCGCGAGCCTTGCGACTCATCGGCGCCAGCGAGGGCGCGCAGGCGCAGGTGGAGGGGCTGTCCGTCTCGCCCGCCCGCCTGTCCATCGGCGGCGAGGTGGAGATCGCGTTCACGCTGCGCTCAACCGCTGAGGTCGACCAACGACTGGTGGTGGACTACCGCATCCACTATGTGAAGAAGAACGGCAGTGCCTCGCCCAAGGTCTTCAAGCTGCGCACCGTGGCGTTGGCCGGTCTGGGCAGCGAACCGCTGCGCATCCGCCGCTCGCTGCGGGATTTCACGACGCGAACCCATCACGCCGGCACGCATCGGGTGGAGGTTCTGGTCAATGGCCAGGCCTTGGCGAGTGGGGTGTTCGAGCTGGAACGCAGCTGA
- a CDS encoding DUF4129 domain-containing protein, with protein MRLRETVIVLMTLLAGASGRAQTAMPAPPSVPASAAVGSASAASAQPLTAKAVRAAARAVDADPLLPGMEKTKILRFKKHDDEDKDEPKKDPEDARWWLNLVENLSTGMRVAIWLIGAALLVWVVLRLRDWLKGRDSGRAASAAPPTHVGTLDIRPESLPADIGAAARALWARQEPRAALSLLYRGALSRLVHVHGVPIRAASTEQECLDLATDRLAPPSHAFLRQLVAGWQTVAYAQRALDPAVFEQLCTDFDTCLSPGGQP; from the coding sequence GTGCGTTTGCGTGAGACCGTCATCGTGCTGATGACCTTGCTCGCCGGCGCCTCGGGCCGCGCGCAAACCGCCATGCCGGCCCCGCCATCGGTGCCGGCATCGGCCGCCGTGGGATCGGCCTCCGCCGCGTCGGCGCAACCGCTGACGGCCAAGGCTGTGCGCGCCGCTGCGCGCGCCGTGGATGCCGATCCGCTGTTGCCCGGCATGGAGAAGACCAAGATCCTGCGTTTCAAGAAGCACGACGACGAAGACAAGGACGAGCCAAAGAAGGACCCGGAGGACGCCCGCTGGTGGCTCAACCTCGTGGAGAACCTGTCCACCGGCATGCGGGTGGCCATCTGGCTGATTGGCGCCGCGTTGCTGGTCTGGGTGGTGCTGCGACTGCGGGACTGGCTCAAGGGCCGGGACAGCGGCCGCGCGGCATCGGCCGCCCCACCCACCCACGTCGGGACGCTGGACATCCGCCCGGAAAGCCTGCCGGCCGACATCGGTGCGGCGGCGCGCGCGCTCTGGGCCCGGCAGGAGCCGCGTGCGGCGCTGTCGCTGCTCTATCGCGGTGCCCTGTCACGGCTGGTGCATGTGCACGGTGTCCCGATCCGCGCCGCCAGCACCGAACAGGAGTGCCTGGATCTGGCCACCGATCGACTCGCCCCGCCGTCCCACGCCTTCCTTCGCCAACTGGTGGCGGGATGGCAGACGGTGGCCTATGCCCAGCGCGCGCTGGACCCGGCTGTGTTTGAGCAGCTGTGTACCGACTTCGACACCTGCCTGTCGCCCGGAGGCCAGCCATGA
- a CDS encoding RDD family protein codes for MNAPHTAAPQRIDTLALAETPEGIVLSLQPAGLVARTLAFLLDLLIRLAINLVVLMVLSALGRLGGGLALIAFFCVEWLYPIVFELTRGGATPGKGVMGLRVVMDTGLPITPAGSFIRNLLRVADFLPFGYAFGIVTMLLNREFKRLGDLAAGTLVVHAKQVVLHDAPPDAASIAPARALSLSERAAIRAWAGRARRLTPARFEELAQIAAPVLPPVQPGDPKRSTAERLLGVAQWLMGSRG; via the coding sequence CTGAACGCGCCGCACACGGCAGCGCCGCAGCGGATCGACACGCTGGCGCTGGCCGAAACGCCTGAGGGCATCGTCCTGTCGCTGCAGCCTGCCGGCCTGGTCGCTCGGACCCTGGCCTTCCTGCTGGATCTGCTCATCCGCCTGGCCATCAACCTGGTCGTGCTCATGGTGCTGAGTGCCCTGGGCCGACTGGGCGGCGGACTGGCGCTGATCGCCTTCTTCTGTGTCGAGTGGCTCTATCCGATCGTCTTCGAACTCACCCGCGGCGGTGCCACGCCCGGCAAGGGGGTGATGGGCCTGCGCGTGGTGATGGACACCGGCCTGCCGATCACGCCGGCAGGATCGTTCATCCGCAACCTGCTGCGGGTGGCGGATTTCCTGCCCTTCGGCTATGCCTTCGGCATCGTGACGATGCTGCTGAACCGCGAGTTCAAGCGGCTGGGCGACTTGGCCGCCGGCACCTTGGTGGTCCATGCCAAACAGGTGGTGCTGCATGACGCGCCGCCGGATGCGGCCAGCATCGCCCCCGCACGCGCCCTCAGCCTGAGCGAACGCGCCGCCATTCGCGCCTGGGCCGGTCGCGCCCGACGGCTGACGCCCGCACGCTTCGAGGAACTCGCCCAGATCGCGGCGCCGGTGCTGCCGCCGGTCCAGCCGGGCGATCCCAAGCGCAGCACCGCCGAACGCCTGCTGGGCGTGGCTCAATGGTTGATGGGGAGTCGGGGATGA
- a CDS encoding DUF58 domain-containing protein, with amino-acid sequence MKTTARRIVLPTQASIRVLAGLSLAIAVALSLGAPLAVMAPLGSALLGALLLAAAVDLWRSLRLWTRGGVQVERRLPAAFAIGASTELKLDLVNPGLLAWRLQVFDEVDPVFDIDGMPRALRLQGQTRSRVVFRVTARQRGVATMGRTQLLWRSRAGIFEVRDTVGEARALRIYPNFAALARYAWLSGDRRLAQIGIKNFIQRGQGTDFRQLAEYQRGAPLRDLDVKASLRYRKPIVREYQDERDQCVMFLLDCGRRMRADEQTRHTGETSHFDDALDALMLLAYVALTEGDEVGAMTFGGEESDRRDFAPRKGMGTLNALMNKMHDLQPGGHHSDYLAAAETLSHRLRRRSLVIVLTNFRDEDSPELQPALRLLRRRHLVLLASLRETALGRMAALPIAGTEDAVAVASAHLLSQARQDAFARVVDHDKLSIDVEPRALAATLVNRYHQVKRAGLL; translated from the coding sequence TTGAAAACCACTGCCCGTCGCATCGTCCTGCCCACGCAGGCCAGCATCCGTGTGCTGGCCGGGCTGAGCCTGGCCATCGCCGTGGCGCTGTCGCTGGGCGCGCCGCTGGCGGTGATGGCACCGCTGGGCAGCGCCCTGCTCGGGGCACTGTTGCTGGCTGCAGCCGTGGACCTCTGGCGCAGCCTGCGGCTGTGGACACGCGGCGGCGTGCAGGTGGAGCGCCGTCTGCCGGCCGCCTTCGCCATCGGCGCCTCGACCGAACTCAAGCTCGACCTCGTCAACCCCGGACTGCTCGCCTGGCGACTGCAGGTGTTCGATGAGGTGGACCCGGTCTTCGACATCGACGGCATGCCGCGCGCACTCCGCCTCCAGGGCCAGACGCGCAGCCGGGTGGTGTTCCGCGTCACCGCACGCCAGCGCGGCGTGGCCACGATGGGACGCACCCAGTTGCTGTGGCGCAGCCGCGCCGGGATCTTCGAGGTGCGCGACACCGTCGGCGAGGCGCGGGCGCTGCGCATCTATCCCAACTTCGCCGCGCTGGCGCGTTACGCGTGGCTGTCTGGCGATCGGCGACTGGCCCAGATCGGCATCAAGAACTTCATTCAGCGGGGCCAGGGCACCGACTTCCGCCAACTGGCCGAATACCAACGCGGCGCCCCGCTGCGAGACCTGGATGTGAAGGCTTCGCTGCGCTATCGCAAGCCGATTGTTCGGGAGTACCAGGACGAGCGCGACCAATGCGTGATGTTCCTGCTCGACTGCGGACGCCGCATGCGGGCCGATGAGCAAACTCGGCACACCGGCGAGACCAGCCATTTCGACGACGCGCTCGACGCCCTGATGCTGCTGGCCTATGTCGCGCTCACCGAAGGCGACGAGGTGGGCGCCATGACCTTCGGTGGCGAGGAAAGCGACCGCCGCGACTTCGCACCGCGCAAAGGCATGGGCACGCTCAATGCGCTGATGAACAAGATGCACGACCTGCAGCCCGGCGGCCACCATTCCGATTACCTGGCGGCGGCGGAGACCCTGTCGCATCGGCTGCGTCGGCGCTCGCTGGTGATCGTGCTGACCAATTTCCGCGATGAGGATTCGCCCGAGCTGCAGCCCGCGCTGCGGCTGCTGCGCCGTCGGCATCTGGTGCTGCTGGCCAGTCTGCGCGAAACCGCCCTGGGTCGCATGGCCGCGCTGCCGATCGCCGGCACCGAGGATGCCGTGGCCGTGGCCAGTGCACACCTGCTGTCCCAGGCCCGGCAGGACGCCTTTGCCCGCGTGGTGGACCATGACAAGCTGTCCATCGATGTGGAACCCCGGGCGCTGGCCGCCACCCTCGTCAACCGATATCACCAAGTGAAGCGCGCAGGCTTGCTGTGA
- a CDS encoding DUF2975 domain-containing protein, with product MTESRLPSGLTRIRWIAHCVRVMAVIAMVTVVGFQWWFWSDAAWVQRTATTDWNLTGPMQLDVMARGSAAVVNLPATLLTLYALMCLWRLFGCYLRAEVFTAPAAHHLRRLGQAVIAMAVVTPLTQTATIIALTLGNPPGKRQLIVGLSSQHYIVLLCGLVLLAMALIMREAQRMAQENAEFV from the coding sequence ATGACCGAATCCCGCTTGCCCTCCGGCCTGACCCGCATCCGGTGGATTGCACACTGTGTGCGCGTGATGGCCGTGATCGCGATGGTCACCGTGGTGGGATTTCAGTGGTGGTTCTGGAGCGACGCCGCCTGGGTGCAGCGCACCGCCACCACGGACTGGAACCTGACCGGACCGATGCAGCTGGACGTCATGGCCCGGGGATCGGCGGCGGTGGTGAACCTGCCGGCCACCCTGCTCACGCTGTATGCGCTGATGTGCCTGTGGCGGCTGTTCGGCTGCTATTTGCGGGCCGAGGTCTTCACCGCGCCGGCCGCCCATCATTTGCGGCGACTGGGTCAGGCGGTGATCGCGATGGCGGTGGTGACCCCGCTGACCCAGACGGCGACCATCATTGCGCTGACGCTGGGCAATCCTCCCGGCAAGCGTCAGCTGATCGTCGGGCTGAGCAGCCAGCATTACATCGTGCTGCTGTGCGGTCTGGTGCTGCTGGCCATGGCCCTGATCATGCGCGAGGCCCAGCGCATGGCGCAGGAAAACGCGGAGTTCGTCTGA
- a CDS encoding RDD family protein — protein MSNTVDERFAAPQAHVADIASGDVALAGRWIRLLAAILDGLIIGGAAWLVGMIPGIESRWADQTAQAGFTGFNPYALVIGGSLFLLIQSWPLLTRGQTIGKMICGLRIVRSDGGKPDPWRLLGLRYGLGFVMNTNVTVSTIYGLIDGLLIFRSSRQCLHDTLADTKVIKL, from the coding sequence ATGTCGAACACCGTGGACGAGCGCTTCGCAGCGCCGCAGGCGCATGTCGCGGACATCGCCAGCGGCGACGTCGCGCTGGCGGGCCGTTGGATCCGCCTGCTGGCGGCCATCCTCGACGGCTTGATCATCGGCGGCGCAGCTTGGCTGGTGGGCATGATCCCGGGCATCGAGTCACGTTGGGCCGACCAGACCGCCCAGGCCGGGTTCACCGGCTTCAATCCTTATGCGCTGGTCATCGGCGGCAGCCTCTTCCTGCTGATCCAGTCCTGGCCGCTGCTCACCCGCGGACAGACGATCGGCAAGATGATCTGCGGCCTGCGCATCGTCCGGTCCGACGGCGGCAAGCCCGACCCGTGGCGGCTGCTGGGCCTGCGCTACGGCCTCGGCTTCGTGATGAACACGAATGTCACCGTGTCGACGATCTACGGGCTGATCGACGGCCTGCTGATCTTCCGCAGCTCCCGCCAATGCCTGCATGACACGCTGGCCGACACCAAGGTCATCAAGCTCTGA
- a CDS encoding aldo/keto reductase produces MERISLGRSDLSVSRIGLGTMTFGEQVDEAGSQALMDRAVAAGINFLDAAEMYPVPARAETFGQTEALIGRWLRARPGLRDRLVIASKVSGPSRGYDWIREGSQDLTAAQIVQACDDSLRRLQIEHIDLYQIHWPARHVPMFGGVYFEPSKDRPVTSMHEQLEALARLQRAGKIRHIGLSNETAYGVSEFIHLAEQHDLPRVVSVQNAYSLVNRVVENGLDEALYRHGVGLLAYSPLAFGVLTGKYDAHGLADPDRPGRLALFDSMKKQRWARPESLEAGRRYNAIARELGISPATMALAWVHSRWQTSSTLIGVTTAAQLDENVAALGCRLDEETLARIDRVRWEIRDPAQ; encoded by the coding sequence ATGGAACGCATTTCATTGGGCCGGTCGGACCTGTCGGTGAGCCGGATCGGTCTGGGCACGATGACCTTCGGCGAGCAGGTGGACGAGGCCGGCAGCCAGGCCCTGATGGACCGCGCAGTGGCTGCGGGCATCAATTTTCTGGATGCGGCCGAGATGTACCCGGTCCCCGCGCGGGCGGAGACCTTCGGTCAGACCGAAGCCCTCATCGGCCGTTGGCTGCGGGCCCGACCGGGCTTGCGCGACCGGCTGGTGATTGCGTCCAAGGTGTCGGGCCCGTCCCGCGGCTACGACTGGATCCGCGAGGGCAGCCAGGACCTGACCGCCGCGCAGATCGTCCAGGCCTGCGACGACAGCCTGCGGAGGCTGCAGATCGAGCACATCGACCTCTACCAGATCCATTGGCCGGCGCGTCATGTGCCGATGTTCGGCGGTGTCTACTTCGAGCCGTCCAAGGACCGGCCGGTGACCTCGATGCATGAGCAGCTGGAAGCGCTGGCCCGCCTGCAGCGCGCGGGCAAGATCCGGCACATCGGCCTGTCCAACGAGACCGCCTACGGGGTGAGCGAGTTCATCCACCTGGCCGAGCAACACGACCTGCCGCGCGTGGTGAGCGTGCAGAACGCCTACAGCCTGGTCAACCGGGTGGTGGAAAACGGACTGGACGAGGCCCTGTACCGCCACGGGGTCGGGCTGCTGGCGTACTCGCCGCTGGCGTTCGGTGTGCTCACCGGCAAGTACGACGCCCACGGGCTGGCGGATCCGGATCGGCCCGGTCGTCTGGCGCTGTTCGACAGCATGAAGAAGCAGCGTTGGGCGCGGCCGGAGTCGCTGGAGGCAGGTCGGCGCTACAACGCCATCGCGCGGGAGCTCGGCATCAGCCCGGCCACGATGGCGTTGGCCTGGGTGCATTCGCGCTGGCAGACCAGCAGCACCTTGATCGGTGTGACGACCGCAGCCCAGTTGGACGAGAACGTGGCCGCACTGGGATGCCGGTTGGACGAAGAGACGCTCGCGCGCATCGATCGCGTGCGGTGGGAGATCCGCGACCCGGCGCAGTGA
- a CDS encoding DUF4350 domain-containing protein — translation MTRDRVIGALVALALLAGGWWYYTNTEWVTQSRWRPAKGEARDNPVYAFEQLLRHLGLQAEHHDRLDRLPPEGGRLILLSNEWALMPERAAELRAWVQRGGHLILTRPADWDDTPLEKWVPIIAVDVKKRPVPPAAASAASAGPSAAAAKAGAAAQDESTSDGLPTTSSSAKCEASGAASHSTAKDDAVQSPGGKPPNAPAQPGGAHTEADDGCSNDTAASDAASEDDQGAAEGDDDEGDGEADDEDDDLVRARATPPLFGSVDPVRTCSLFYESQRLVLTPGSTAQWTISTGAGSQGLRVAMGQGSVTVLNVNSQAFMNGSAQQCEHPLLLTSAIQAAPGATVWLYLNEKREALLPWLWHQGWIAIVMGLLALTAALWRHAVRFGPRVAPLPRLRRSISEQVRGLGAYLHREGADALLAAQQRALDDTAARHLPGYRRQTVPERVRLVAEATLLDRHDLASAMTARFCTRAELPPRLHLLETARRRLQDIHDERHST, via the coding sequence ATGACGCGCGACCGCGTCATCGGTGCCCTGGTGGCGCTGGCCTTGCTGGCCGGCGGCTGGTGGTACTACACCAACACCGAATGGGTGACCCAGTCACGCTGGCGGCCAGCCAAGGGCGAAGCGCGAGACAACCCGGTCTATGCCTTCGAACAGCTGCTGCGCCACCTCGGTCTGCAGGCCGAGCACCATGACCGGCTCGACCGCCTGCCGCCGGAGGGCGGCCGTCTCATCCTGCTCTCCAACGAATGGGCCCTCATGCCTGAGCGCGCGGCCGAGCTGCGCGCCTGGGTGCAGCGTGGCGGCCACCTCATCCTGACCCGCCCGGCGGATTGGGACGACACGCCGCTTGAGAAATGGGTGCCGATCATTGCCGTCGATGTGAAGAAGCGACCGGTGCCACCGGCTGCGGCCTCGGCGGCCTCGGCGGGGCCATCCGCAGCGGCCGCCAAGGCCGGTGCCGCCGCCCAGGATGAGTCCACCTCCGACGGCCTGCCCACCACGTCATCCTCCGCCAAATGCGAGGCATCGGGCGCCGCCAGTCACTCGACGGCGAAGGACGACGCCGTCCAGTCCCCGGGCGGGAAGCCGCCGAACGCGCCGGCCCAGCCCGGCGGTGCCCACACCGAGGCCGACGACGGCTGTTCGAACGACACAGCCGCAAGCGACGCCGCCAGCGAGGACGACCAGGGGGCCGCCGAGGGAGATGACGACGAGGGAGATGGCGAAGCAGACGACGAGGACGATGACCTTGTCAGGGCTCGCGCCACGCCGCCGTTGTTCGGCAGCGTCGACCCGGTGCGGACCTGCAGCCTCTTCTACGAATCGCAGCGACTGGTGCTCACGCCGGGCTCGACCGCGCAGTGGACGATCTCCACGGGCGCTGGCTCCCAAGGGCTGCGGGTGGCGATGGGCCAGGGCAGCGTCACCGTGCTCAACGTCAACAGCCAGGCCTTCATGAACGGCAGCGCCCAGCAATGCGAGCATCCGCTGCTGCTGACCTCGGCCATCCAGGCCGCCCCCGGCGCGACGGTGTGGCTCTACCTCAACGAAAAGCGCGAAGCCCTGCTGCCGTGGCTGTGGCATCAGGGATGGATCGCCATCGTGATGGGCCTGCTCGCACTGACGGCCGCGCTCTGGCGCCACGCCGTGCGCTTCGGCCCCCGGGTGGCCCCGCTGCCGCGACTGCGTCGCTCCATCTCCGAACAGGTGCGCGGCCTGGGCGCCTATCTCCATCGCGAGGGCGCGGACGCCTTGCTCGCCGCACAGCAACGCGCCCTGGACGACACCGCCGCCCGCCACCTGCCCGGCTATCGGCGTCAGACCGTGCCGGAGCGGGTGCGCCTGGTGGCGGAGGCCACGCTGCTGGACCGGCATGACCTGGCCTCGGCGATGACGGCGCGCTTTTGCACCCGCGCCGAACTGCCGCCCCGACTGCATCTGCTCGAAACGGCGCGCCGCCGCCTTCAAGACATTCACGACGAAAGACATTCGACATGA
- a CDS encoding stage II sporulation protein M, whose product MSPKHFEATYQAMWDTFAAQIAEAKLGKRTDGAQLATHYRRVCEHLALAQSRAYPIHLVSRLESLTQDAHQLIYRRQDYGMRQLAQLLRVGLPNAVRAERRVVLLALLLFALPLVLSLALSWHSPDFALRLLNASQLRNYEAMYADGQDALGRLRGADGDWQMFGHYIFNNIGIGFRAFGAGILAGVGSAFVLIYNGLLIGVVAGHLQRVGLGHNFWPFVATHSAFELTGIVLSGAAGLRIGLGWIVPGRLSRGEALRASARAAIPLVYAAFFLLLVAAGFEAFWSSAAWIAPAVKYGVAAGCWALVLAWLCLMGRGSVHAR is encoded by the coding sequence ATGAGTCCCAAGCATTTCGAGGCCACCTATCAGGCGATGTGGGACACCTTCGCCGCCCAGATCGCCGAGGCCAAGCTGGGCAAGCGCACCGACGGCGCGCAGTTGGCCACCCACTATCGCCGCGTGTGCGAGCACCTGGCACTGGCGCAGTCGCGGGCCTATCCGATCCATCTGGTGAGTCGCCTGGAGTCCCTCACCCAGGACGCCCACCAACTGATCTACCGCCGCCAGGACTACGGCATGCGTCAGCTCGCCCAGTTGCTGCGGGTGGGACTGCCCAACGCGGTGCGGGCCGAGCGCCGCGTCGTGCTGCTGGCCTTGCTGCTGTTCGCGTTGCCGCTGGTGCTCTCATTGGCGCTGTCCTGGCACAGCCCCGATTTCGCTTTGCGTCTGCTCAATGCGAGTCAACTGCGCAACTATGAGGCGATGTATGCCGACGGCCAGGACGCACTCGGCCGGCTGCGCGGGGCCGACGGCGACTGGCAGATGTTCGGCCACTACATCTTCAACAACATCGGCATCGGCTTCCGCGCCTTCGGCGCCGGCATCCTCGCCGGCGTGGGCAGTGCGTTTGTCCTGATCTACAACGGCCTGCTGATCGGCGTGGTGGCCGGGCATCTGCAGCGTGTCGGTCTGGGCCACAACTTCTGGCCCTTCGTGGCGACCCATTCCGCGTTCGAGCTCACTGGCATCGTGCTGTCCGGCGCGGCAGGCCTGCGCATCGGCCTGGGCTGGATCGTCCCGGGGCGGCTGTCTCGCGGGGAAGCGCTGCGGGCCTCGGCTCGGGCCGCGATTCCGCTGGTCTATGCGGCCTTTTTCCTGTTGCTGGTGGCTGCGGGCTTCGAGGCCTTCTGGTCCTCGGCCGCCTGGATCGCACCGGCGGTCAAGTACGGCGTGGCGGCCGGCTGCTGGGCCCTGGTGCTGGCCTGGCTGTGTCTGATGGGCCGAGGGAGCGTCCATGCGCGTTGA
- a CDS encoding DUF805 domain-containing protein, which produces MIESAPNQYAPPVATVQDVAPPAPAAELRYFSAEGRIGRLRYLAYSIGASLLHGAIVGLLTAILGSTIGTIVSLASVLVLMWFTILCGIKRCHDLDLSGWWSVTVIIPIISLIWIFVPGSKGANRFGPPPPPNTLGVRLLAFILPAVFIIGVVAAVALPAYSAYVAKARAAQAASQGSPSSQP; this is translated from the coding sequence ATGATCGAATCCGCCCCCAATCAATACGCACCCCCGGTCGCCACCGTTCAGGACGTGGCGCCCCCCGCCCCGGCGGCGGAGCTGCGCTACTTTTCGGCCGAAGGCCGGATCGGGCGACTGCGTTATCTGGCCTACAGCATCGGCGCCTCGCTGCTGCATGGCGCGATCGTCGGTCTGCTGACCGCGATCCTGGGCAGCACCATCGGCACCATCGTGTCGCTGGCCAGCGTCCTGGTCCTGATGTGGTTCACGATCCTGTGCGGCATCAAACGCTGCCATGACCTGGACCTGAGCGGCTGGTGGTCGGTGACGGTCATCATTCCCATCATCTCGCTGATCTGGATCTTCGTGCCCGGCAGCAAGGGCGCGAACCGCTTCGGCCCGCCGCCCCCGCCCAACACCCTGGGCGTGCGCCTGCTGGCGTTCATTCTGCCGGCGGTGTTCATCATCGGCGTCGTGGCCGCCGTGGCGTTGCCAGCCTACAGCGCCTATGTTGCCAAGGCGCGCGCCGCCCAGGCGGCCAGCCAGGGCAGCCCGAGCAGCCAGCCCTGA
- a CDS encoding AAA family ATPase, whose product MIKPEELKLATQWLHALRVEVGKAVVGQTQAVEQMLVAVVASGHVLVEGVPGLGKTLLARALSQALQLQYARVQFTPDLMPADIVGHSVLDDTGAGLGRLRVRKGPVFTHLLLADEINRAPAKTQSALLEVMQEYQATLEGETLPLPRPFMVMATQNPVDTEGTYPLPEAQLDRFLLQIRIGYPTHDEETAVVQLVTSGRAGHELPLQAVQPVLDDVQVLELQRLASLVHADTKVIDYAVRVVRATRQWPGIEFGAGPRASVALVRAARAVALIAGRDFITPDDVARQALAVLRHRVTMAPDAQIEGRDLDEILQAALESVEAPRL is encoded by the coding sequence ATGATCAAGCCCGAGGAGCTCAAGCTCGCCACCCAATGGCTGCACGCCCTGCGCGTCGAAGTGGGCAAGGCCGTGGTCGGCCAGACCCAGGCGGTGGAACAGATGCTGGTGGCGGTGGTCGCCTCCGGCCATGTGCTGGTCGAAGGCGTGCCCGGCCTGGGCAAGACGCTGCTGGCGCGTGCGCTGTCCCAAGCGCTGCAGCTGCAATACGCCCGGGTGCAGTTCACACCCGACCTGATGCCGGCGGACATCGTCGGCCACAGCGTGCTGGACGACACCGGCGCCGGCCTGGGCCGGTTGCGGGTGCGCAAGGGGCCGGTGTTCACCCACCTGCTGCTGGCCGATGAAATCAACCGCGCGCCGGCCAAGACCCAGAGCGCCCTGCTCGAAGTGATGCAGGAATACCAGGCCACACTCGAAGGCGAGACGCTGCCGCTGCCGCGTCCGTTCATGGTGATGGCCACCCAGAACCCGGTGGACACCGAAGGCACCTACCCGCTGCCGGAGGCGCAGCTCGACCGCTTCCTGCTGCAGATCCGCATCGGCTACCCGACCCACGACGAGGAGACCGCCGTGGTGCAGTTGGTCACCTCCGGTCGCGCCGGCCATGAGCTGCCGCTGCAAGCGGTGCAGCCGGTGCTGGACGATGTCCAGGTGCTGGAGCTGCAACGCCTGGCCAGCCTGGTGCATGCCGACACCAAGGTCATCGATTACGCCGTGCGGGTGGTGCGGGCTACGCGCCAGTGGCCCGGCATCGAGTTCGGGGCCGGCCCCCGGGCCAGCGTCGCCCTGGTACGTGCCGCCCGTGCAGTAGCGCTGATCGCGGGCCGCGACTTCATCACGCCGGACGACGTGGCCCGGCAGGCGCTGGCGGTGCTGCGGCATCGCGTCACCATGGCCCCGGATGCCCAGATCGAAGGCCGCGACCTGGATGAAATCCTGCAGGCCGCGCTGGAGAGCGTGGAGGCCCCGCGGCTTTGA
- a CDS encoding aminoacyl-tRNA deacylase: protein MSKKGTHVSETPATQLLRQHKIAFGEHVYDYVEHGGTGESSKQLGVPEHEVVKTLVMQDEKAQPLIVLMHGDCTVSLKELARQIPCKKVEPCKPDVAQRHSGYLVGGTSPFGTRKAMPVFVEAGILALPRILINGGRRGYLVSLDPRVLTEVLAARPVECALKSGAE from the coding sequence ATGAGCAAGAAGGGCACCCACGTCAGCGAAACCCCGGCGACGCAGCTGCTGCGGCAGCACAAGATCGCCTTCGGTGAACATGTTTACGACTATGTCGAGCACGGCGGCACCGGCGAATCGTCCAAGCAACTGGGCGTTCCGGAGCACGAGGTGGTGAAGACGCTGGTGATGCAGGACGAGAAGGCGCAGCCCTTGATCGTGCTGATGCATGGCGACTGCACCGTCAGCCTCAAGGAGCTGGCGCGCCAGATTCCCTGCAAGAAGGTGGAGCCCTGCAAACCGGATGTGGCTCAGCGGCACAGCGGCTATCTGGTGGGCGGTACGTCGCCGTTCGGCACCCGCAAGGCGATGCCAGTGTTTGTGGAGGCCGGCATCCTGGCGCTGCCCCGGATCCTGATCAACGGTGGGCGACGCGGCTACCTGGTCAGCCTCGACCCTCGGGTTTTGACGGAGGTGCTGGCGGCGCGGCCGGTCGAGTGTGCATTGAAGTCCGGGGCAGAATAG